In Kitasatospora sp. NA04385, a single genomic region encodes these proteins:
- a CDS encoding aminotransferase class IV, protein MIWVNGTLTTEDDAALSVLDHGLTVGDGVFETVKTEHGEPFALTRHLDRLTRSARGLGLPDPDHDLVRAACAAVLAAKPLPLGRLRITYTGGTSPLGSERGTAGPSLIAALGTASPRPDTTAVVTVPWRRNEHSAVTGLKTTSYAENVIALAAAHRAGASEALLANTAGLLCEGTGSNVFLVLDGRLLTPTLASGCLAGITRRLVLDWTGAEEADLPLEALADAEEVFLTSTLRDVQAVTRIDDRELPGPGPVTRKAMEVFAERAAEDRDPVRKG, encoded by the coding sequence ATGATCTGGGTCAACGGAACGCTCACCACCGAGGACGACGCCGCACTCTCCGTCCTGGACCACGGACTCACCGTCGGCGACGGCGTCTTCGAAACGGTCAAGACCGAGCACGGCGAACCCTTCGCCCTCACCCGCCACCTCGACCGCCTCACCCGCTCCGCCCGCGGCCTCGGCCTCCCCGACCCCGACCACGACCTGGTCCGCGCGGCCTGCGCGGCCGTCCTCGCCGCCAAGCCGCTGCCGCTCGGCCGCCTGCGCATCACCTACACCGGCGGCACCTCCCCGCTCGGCTCCGAACGCGGCACCGCCGGCCCCAGCCTGATCGCCGCCCTCGGCACCGCGAGCCCCCGCCCCGACACCACCGCGGTCGTCACCGTCCCCTGGCGCCGCAACGAGCACTCCGCCGTCACCGGCCTCAAGACCACCTCCTACGCCGAGAACGTCATCGCCCTCGCCGCCGCCCACCGCGCCGGCGCCAGCGAGGCGCTCCTCGCCAACACCGCCGGACTGCTCTGCGAGGGCACCGGCTCCAACGTCTTCCTCGTCCTCGACGGCCGCCTGCTCACCCCCACCCTCGCCTCCGGCTGCCTGGCCGGGATCACCCGCCGCCTCGTCCTCGACTGGACCGGCGCCGAGGAGGCCGACCTCCCGCTCGAGGCGCTCGCCGACGCCGAGGAGGTCTTCCTCACCTCCACCCTCCGCGACGTGCAGGCCGTCACCCGGATCGACGACCGCGAACTCCCCGGCCCGGGCCCGGTGACCCGCAAGGCGATGGAGGTCTTCGCGGAGCGCGCCGCCGAGGACCGCGACCCGGTCCGCAAGGGATAG
- a CDS encoding chorismate-binding protein: MARFAGRLATGLREVTHDPAALEHGGLWAVVHDFEGRLTCARFADVRPDPAPPATDRWHGPAADSWRSSLDADAYRAGVRRIREHIAAGEVYQANLCRVLSAPLPDPDRTDIDALTGLLAAHNPAPYAGTIRLPEHGVEIATASPELYLARRGRTVRSGPIKGTGRTEHDLLDKDHAENVMIVDLVRNDLGRVCRTGTVTVPDLCAVEKHPGLVHLVSTVEGTLRPGAGWSDLLAATFPPGSVTGAPKGSALRIIRELETAPRGPYCGAVGWVDADRGEAELAVGIRTFWIERPPTGAPVLKFGTGAGITWDSDPDREWRETELKAARLVAIASTGTPETPEGAPRR; encoded by the coding sequence ATGGCCCGCTTCGCCGGCCGCCTCGCCACCGGGCTGCGCGAAGTCACCCACGACCCGGCCGCCCTCGAACACGGCGGCCTCTGGGCCGTCGTCCACGACTTCGAGGGCCGCCTCACCTGCGCCCGGTTCGCCGACGTCCGCCCCGACCCGGCCCCGCCCGCCACCGACCGCTGGCACGGCCCCGCCGCCGACTCCTGGCGCAGCTCCCTCGACGCCGACGCCTACCGCGCCGGAGTCCGCCGCATCCGCGAGCACATCGCCGCCGGCGAGGTCTACCAGGCCAACCTCTGCCGGGTGCTGAGCGCACCCCTGCCCGACCCCGACCGCACCGACATCGACGCCCTCACCGGCCTGCTCGCCGCCCACAACCCCGCCCCGTACGCAGGAACGATCCGGCTGCCCGAGCACGGCGTCGAGATCGCCACCGCCTCCCCGGAGCTCTACCTCGCCCGCCGCGGCCGCACCGTCCGCTCCGGCCCGATCAAGGGCACCGGCCGCACCGAGCACGACCTGCTCGACAAGGACCACGCCGAGAACGTGATGATCGTCGACCTGGTCCGCAACGACCTCGGCCGGGTCTGCCGGACCGGCACCGTCACCGTCCCCGACCTGTGCGCCGTCGAGAAGCACCCCGGCCTGGTCCACCTCGTCTCCACCGTCGAGGGCACCCTGCGCCCCGGCGCCGGCTGGAGCGACCTCCTCGCCGCCACCTTCCCGCCCGGCTCCGTCACCGGCGCCCCCAAGGGCAGCGCCCTGCGCATCATCCGCGAGCTGGAGACCGCCCCCCGCGGCCCCTACTGCGGCGCCGTCGGCTGGGTCGACGCCGACCGCGGCGAAGCCGAACTCGCCGTCGGCATCCGGACCTTCTGGATCGAACGCCCGCCCACCGGCGCCCCCGTCCTGAAGTTCGGCACCGGCGCCGGGATCACCTGGGACTCCGACCCCGACCGCGAATGGCGGGAGACCGAGCTCAAGGCCGCCCGGCTGGTGGCGATAGCCTCCACGGGCACCCCCGAAACACCCGAAGGAGCACCCCGCCGATGA